One Chryseobacterium sp. StRB126 genomic region harbors:
- a CDS encoding fibronectin type III domain-containing protein, with product MKNYIYSIIALLMVILCPAQVFVSQAEYFWDTDPGTGNGTAVLAADGSFNSVFEQLIKTDIATPGNGLHKFSVRIKDNTGVWGPVFTNVIDVQQPVTSNVISLSQAEYFWDTDPGAGNGTAVLAADGSFNSVFEQLIKTDIVTPGNGLHKFSVRIKDNTGVWGPAFSNIIDVQQPVTSNVISLSQAEYFWDTDPGAGNGTPVLAVDGNFNSSYEQLTKTGIALPSNGLHVFNVRIKDNTGAWGPAFKNVINVETPIPTGCWQSLSAGGEYSLGIKTDGTLWAWGNNQNGQLGDGTSISTNVPVQIGTANNWVKIAAGSSHALAIKADGTLWAWGKNEYGQLGDGTKMNRFTPTQIGTGTNWQSISAGVYSSIAIKTDGTLWGWGHNYYGQLGDGTISPKTVPTQIGTATNWQNVQTGLSHTLAIKTNGTLWAWGYNSTGQLGDGTTLEKYAPTQIGADTDWQSIDVGNMHSVALKTDGTLWAWGYNASGQVGDGTNVYKNIPTQIGTASNWQNISAGGNFTFANKTDGTLWSWGSAVNGTLGQIPGSQSPVQVGSLSASKLIAAGTYHVLETNTSGALRVCGRNASGELGDGTIAHKSTFISIECPSNCAPPTQFSTTNITSSAATINWIGSTPAPNGGYLYFYSTNPIVGGIDGSTTSSTTVNLSNLLPNTTYYWWVASHCGTSRGSWISGGSFKTLPATSTGCWKTVLAGDIHSVGIKTDGTLWTWGGNNSGQLGDGTRIDRVTPNQIGTDKDWAIIGTGENTTFAIKSNGTLWAWGTNSEGEFGDGTKISKIVPTQIGTATDWVSVTGGFVHTVALKSNGTLWAWGNNSDGQLGDGTTVSKIIPTQVGTDNNWQSVVSGQYHNIAIKTDGTLWTWGLNDKSQLGDGTKINRNIPVQIGTATDWKSAGGGWRHTVALKTNGTLWAWGLNDSGQLGDGTNTSRSTPIQIGTATDWRTITADKSQSSAGIKTDGTFWAWGDNYFGQLGDGTKVDKWSPTQIGTATDRNIISAKRLNRLILSNDGLLSACGANFFGQLGDGTLIDRKIFIPVACPTTCNPPGQLQSSNITSTTAALSWTGADPIPSGGYSYLYSTNPVVGGIEGNTSNTTANLTNLLPNTTYYWWVASSCGYSQANWIQGGSFTTLPTTATGCWESVSSGSFYSVGIKSDGTLWTWGSNGSGQLGDGTTVPKNTPTQIGPGNNWLKVSAGDSHIAALKTDGTLWTWGDNQQGQLGNGTTVLKNTPTQIGTATDWVNISGGDSFTLGIKSDGTLWAWGYNGNGQLGDGTTIRRTVPVQVGTANDWKMVSAGSAHTLAIKANGTLWGWGSNGYGRLGDGNSTSTSVVISTPTQIGTAADWKTASAGNFHSIALKTDGTAWSWGDNFEGQLGDGTTILKSTPTQIGTATDWKDVATNHFNSSVGIKANGTHWAWGRNTYGQLGDGTKIARLIPTQIGKATDRKMIGAGPYTTFAIDNNGFLSATGRNDYGQIGDGTIVDKPIFVPIVCPTSTLAVAEVSAKEDKLKVYPNPVQDILTISYDQKILFVMVYNAAGQLVLTKAINDTKGTIDASGFVSGVYLVKINAVNDFVKTVKVIKR from the coding sequence ATGAAAAATTATATCTATAGTATAATCGCTTTGCTTATGGTAATACTGTGCCCGGCACAAGTATTTGTAAGCCAGGCCGAATATTTCTGGGATACCGATCCCGGAACAGGAAACGGAACCGCGGTATTAGCTGCGGATGGAAGTTTCAACAGTGTTTTCGAGCAACTTATTAAAACAGATATTGCTACACCAGGTAATGGTCTGCATAAATTCTCTGTCCGTATTAAAGATAATACAGGTGTTTGGGGACCAGTTTTTACTAATGTTATTGACGTTCAGCAGCCTGTAACATCAAATGTGATTTCTCTTTCACAGGCCGAATATTTTTGGGATACTGATCCTGGAGCAGGAAATGGTACTGCGGTATTGGCTGCGGACGGAAGTTTCAACAGTGTTTTTGAACAACTGATCAAAACAGACATTGTTACACCAGGTAATGGTTTGCACAAATTCTCTGTCCGTATCAAAGATAATACAGGGGTTTGGGGACCAGCTTTTAGCAATATTATTGATGTTCAGCAACCTGTAACGTCAAATGTGATTTCTCTTTCACAGGCCGAGTATTTTTGGGATACTGATCCTGGAGCAGGAAACGGTACTCCGGTATTAGCTGTGGATGGTAATTTTAACAGTAGCTATGAACAGCTAACCAAAACAGGTATTGCTTTACCTTCTAATGGTTTGCATGTATTTAACGTCCGTATCAAAGATAATACGGGAGCTTGGGGGCCTGCTTTTAAAAATGTTATTAATGTAGAAACTCCAATACCTACAGGTTGTTGGCAAAGTTTGAGTGCAGGAGGTGAATATTCATTAGGAATAAAAACAGATGGAACACTATGGGCATGGGGTAATAACCAGAATGGACAATTGGGAGATGGAACCTCAATTTCAACAAATGTTCCTGTTCAAATCGGAACAGCAAATAATTGGGTGAAAATAGCTGCTGGAAGTTCTCATGCTTTAGCGATTAAAGCAGATGGAACTTTATGGGCTTGGGGTAAAAATGAGTATGGCCAATTAGGGGATGGAACTAAAATGAATAGATTTACTCCAACTCAGATAGGAACAGGAACAAACTGGCAAAGTATTAGTGCTGGAGTTTATTCTTCAATTGCGATCAAAACAGATGGTACGCTTTGGGGCTGGGGACATAATTATTATGGGCAGTTGGGAGATGGAACAATCTCACCTAAAACTGTCCCAACACAAATAGGAACAGCAACGAATTGGCAAAACGTACAAACAGGTTTATCACATACTCTTGCTATTAAAACAAATGGCACCCTTTGGGCATGGGGATATAATAGTACCGGTCAGCTAGGTGATGGGACTACATTAGAGAAATACGCTCCAACACAAATTGGGGCAGATACGGATTGGCAAAGTATAGATGTTGGGAATATGCACTCTGTAGCACTTAAAACAGACGGAACCCTTTGGGCATGGGGTTATAATGCTTCTGGACAGGTAGGTGATGGAACCAATGTGTATAAAAATATTCCTACACAAATCGGAACAGCGTCCAACTGGCAAAATATATCTGCTGGAGGTAATTTTACTTTTGCAAATAAAACAGATGGTACTCTTTGGAGCTGGGGATCAGCTGTAAATGGAACATTAGGACAAATTCCAGGATCCCAATCCCCTGTACAAGTAGGTTCTTTGTCAGCAAGTAAATTGATCGCTGCGGGGACTTATCATGTTCTGGAAACAAATACAAGTGGTGCTTTAAGAGTTTGTGGACGAAATGCTTCTGGAGAATTAGGAGACGGAACAATTGCTCATAAAAGTACCTTTATTTCTATTGAATGTCCTTCAAACTGTGCTCCTCCAACACAATTTTCAACCACTAATATTACCTCTTCAGCAGCTACTATTAATTGGATAGGATCAACGCCAGCTCCCAATGGAGGATATTTGTATTTTTATAGTACAAATCCAATTGTTGGAGGTATAGATGGATCCACTACTTCTTCTACGACGGTCAATTTATCTAATTTATTACCTAATACCACTTATTATTGGTGGGTGGCTTCTCATTGTGGAACCAGTAGAGGAAGCTGGATATCCGGAGGGTCCTTCAAAACACTTCCTGCAACTTCTACGGGATGCTGGAAAACAGTGTTAGCAGGAGATATTCATTCAGTAGGAATCAAGACGGATGGAACATTATGGACTTGGGGAGGTAACAATTCTGGCCAGCTAGGAGATGGAACCAGAATCGATAGAGTTACTCCAAACCAAATTGGTACTGACAAAGACTGGGCAATTATTGGTACTGGAGAAAACACAACATTCGCCATAAAATCAAACGGAACTCTTTGGGCCTGGGGAACAAATTCAGAGGGAGAATTTGGTGATGGCACTAAAATTAGTAAAATTGTTCCAACACAAATAGGAACTGCAACAGATTGGGTAAGTGTTACAGGTGGTTTTGTTCATACCGTAGCTTTAAAGTCTAACGGGACCCTTTGGGCTTGGGGGAATAATAGTGATGGTCAGCTGGGAGATGGAACTACCGTTTCAAAAATAATCCCAACACAAGTTGGAACAGACAATAACTGGCAGAGTGTTGTCAGTGGACAGTATCATAATATTGCAATCAAAACAGATGGAACATTGTGGACTTGGGGACTTAATGATAAAAGCCAGCTGGGAGATGGAACCAAAATAAATAGAAATATTCCGGTACAAATAGGTACTGCAACTGATTGGAAAAGTGCTGGCGGAGGATGGCGCCATACTGTTGCATTAAAAACAAATGGAACACTATGGGCATGGGGACTGAATGATAGTGGACAATTGGGAGATGGAACTAATACCAGTAGAAGCACTCCAATCCAAATAGGAACGGCTACTGATTGGAGGACTATTACGGCAGACAAATCTCAATCTTCAGCAGGAATTAAAACAGATGGTACCTTTTGGGCATGGGGTGATAATTACTTTGGACAATTAGGTGATGGAACTAAAGTTGATAAATGGAGCCCAACTCAAATAGGAACAGCTACTGACAGAAATATCATTTCAGCAAAGAGACTTAATCGACTTATTCTAAGTAATGATGGACTTCTATCAGCCTGTGGTGCCAATTTCTTTGGCCAGCTAGGAGATGGTACATTGATTGACAGAAAGATTTTTATTCCCGTTGCTTGTCCTACAACTTGCAACCCTCCAGGCCAACTGCAGTCTTCTAATATTACTTCTACAACAGCTGCCCTTAGCTGGACGGGAGCAGATCCTATTCCTAGTGGTGGCTATTCATATCTTTATAGTACAAACCCAGTTGTTGGGGGAATAGAGGGAAATACATCTAATACGACAGCCAATCTGACCAATTTACTGCCTAATACCACTTACTATTGGTGGGTGGCATCTAGTTGTGGATACAGCCAGGCTAATTGGATACAGGGTGGTTCTTTTACTACACTTCCTACCACTGCAACAGGTTGTTGGGAGAGTGTGAGTTCAGGTTCTTTCTATTCGGTAGGAATAAAATCAGATGGTACATTATGGACATGGGGATCTAATGGCAGTGGTCAGCTGGGTGACGGAACTACAGTTCCCAAAAATACCCCAACACAAATCGGACCTGGAAATAATTGGCTGAAAGTATCTGCGGGAGATAGTCATATTGCAGCCCTCAAAACAGATGGGACGTTATGGACATGGGGAGATAATCAGCAAGGGCAATTAGGTAATGGAACTACAGTTCTAAAAAATACCCCAACACAAATAGGAACGGCAACGGATTGGGTAAACATTTCTGGTGGAGATTCTTTTACATTAGGAATAAAGTCAGATGGTACACTATGGGCTTGGGGATATAACGGAAATGGTCAATTAGGAGATGGTACCACCATTCGTAGAACTGTGCCTGTACAAGTTGGAACAGCAAATGATTGGAAAATGGTCTCAGCAGGTTCTGCGCATACTCTTGCCATCAAAGCAAATGGAACACTATGGGGTTGGGGAAGCAACGGTTATGGACGATTAGGTGATGGAAATTCAACTTCAACTTCAGTTGTAATATCAACTCCTACTCAAATCGGAACTGCTGCAGATTGGAAAACAGCGAGTGCAGGAAATTTTCACTCTATAGCCCTAAAAACAGATGGAACGGCATGGAGCTGGGGAGATAATTTTGAAGGACAATTAGGTGATGGAACTACAATCCTAAAGAGTACTCCAACACAAATTGGAACTGCAACAGACTGGAAGGATGTAGCTACTAACCATTTTAATTCTTCTGTAGGAATTAAAGCAAATGGAACCCATTGGGCATGGGGTAGAAATACTTATGGACAGTTGGGTGATGGGACTAAAATAGCCAGACTTATCCCAACTCAGATTGGAAAAGCTACTGATAGAAAGATGATTGGTGCAGGGCCATATACAACATTTGCTATAGATAACAATGGATTTTTATCAGCCACTGGTCGTAATGATTATGGACAGATAGGAGACGGAACAATTGTTGATAAACCAATTTTTGTCCCTATTGTATGTCCTACAAGTACTTTAGCGGTTGCAGAAGTTTCAGCAAAAGAAGATAAGCTGAAAGTCTATCCAAACCCGGTGCAGGATATTCTTACAATCTCTTATGATCAAAAGATTCTTTTTGTAATGGTTTACAATGCAGCAGGACAGCTGGTTCTTACAAAAGCAATTAATGATACAAAAGGAACAATAGATGCTTCCGGATTCGTATCAGGGGTTTATTTGGTTAAAATAAATGCTGTTAATGACTTTGTAAAAACAGTAAAAGTTATCAAGCGATAA
- a CDS encoding DUF4240 domain-containing protein — MKKNFINQNGVSDKFWNIEYKGNTQKIIFGKTGTKGRETIKEFVDEAECIQESEKLIGQKIKKGYTEISENDEIPQKTELSEAEKADIYFWEAIEKSNKYKKAHWSEYDIDEHLENLTTYLSRFGKERLILFEKTLQEKLSELYTAEIAELSIILECDFTSENGSYIFDDYLSDDGFIYFRCWLLLKGREFFEDIKKDIQAFVSGKYSFNIGDCWAEGLLYVSDEAYSENHDNEDESEIRDAVNDLYPDHHYDSMDRQMNREPIGGADLQKMYPQLVGEISELRNT, encoded by the coding sequence ATGAAAAAGAATTTTATCAATCAAAATGGAGTCTCTGATAAGTTTTGGAATATTGAGTACAAGGGAAATACACAAAAAATAATATTTGGAAAAACGGGAACCAAGGGGCGGGAAACCATTAAAGAATTTGTAGATGAAGCGGAGTGCATCCAAGAGTCTGAAAAACTGATCGGACAAAAAATCAAAAAAGGATATACTGAAATATCTGAAAATGATGAGATTCCACAGAAAACAGAACTTTCCGAAGCTGAAAAAGCAGATATTTATTTCTGGGAAGCCATAGAAAAATCCAATAAATACAAAAAAGCCCATTGGAGTGAATATGATATTGATGAACATCTGGAGAATCTCACGACCTATCTTTCCAGATTCGGAAAAGAAAGACTGATCCTTTTTGAAAAGACTCTTCAGGAAAAGCTGAGTGAACTCTATACTGCTGAAATTGCTGAACTCTCCATAATTCTTGAATGTGATTTCACCTCTGAAAACGGCAGCTATATTTTTGATGATTACCTTTCTGATGACGGATTTATTTATTTCCGTTGCTGGCTGCTCTTGAAAGGCAGAGAATTTTTTGAAGATATTAAAAAAGATATCCAGGCATTTGTCAGTGGCAAATATAGTTTCAATATTGGCGACTGCTGGGCAGAAGGATTGTTGTATGTATCTGATGAGGCATATTCGGAAAATCATGACAATGAGGATGAATCAGAAATAAGAGATGCCGTCAACGATCTTTATCCAGACCATCATTATGATAGCATGGATCGTCAGATGAACCGGGAACCCATAGGTGGTGCTGATTTACAGAAAATGTACCCCCAATTGGTAGGAGAAATCAGTGAACTGAGAAATACATAA
- a CDS encoding RidA family protein, producing the protein MTSIAYKNPETLFDPTPFAFSHAASSVGNGNYVFISGQSGGEDLHHNLSEDFRQQVQFALRNLETVLKEYDLKPDDVLKITVLIVDHNQERLKIWTEEMHKVWKNNKFPASTLIPVPGLALDGMMIEVDAIAFMPHKE; encoded by the coding sequence ATGACAAGTATCGCATATAAGAACCCGGAAACTCTATTTGACCCTACTCCTTTTGCTTTTTCACATGCAGCAAGCAGCGTAGGTAACGGAAACTATGTATTTATATCCGGACAAAGTGGCGGTGAAGACTTACATCATAACCTCTCTGAAGATTTTAGACAACAAGTTCAATTCGCTCTGCGAAACTTAGAAACAGTGCTTAAAGAATATGATTTGAAGCCTGATGATGTTCTGAAAATTACAGTACTCATTGTTGATCACAATCAGGAGAGACTCAAGATATGGACAGAAGAAATGCATAAAGTATGGAAAAACAATAAGTTTCCAGCAAGTACTTTAATTCCTGTACCAGGATTAGCACTGGATGGCATGATGATAGAAGTTGACGCCATTGCTTTTATGCCTCATAAAGAGTAG
- a CDS encoding KUP/HAK/KT family potassium transporter, whose protein sequence is MSGQNSLDFHKKITLAGSLIAIGIVFGDIGTSPLYTLNAVFHNKIITEAIALGSLSCIFWTLVFQTTIKYVIITLQADNKGEGGIFSLYALVRRFSGKWLVFIAMAGGAFLMADGIITPPISVSSAVEGVQAVVPGLNTVPVIIGILVLLFIFQQFGTDKIGKVFGPAMIIWFGFIGTIGVMAIGDNWEVFRALNPYYAYQMLVNEPKGFWFLGSIFLCTTGAEALYSDMGHCGRNNIRITWIFIKVALILCYAGQTTWLLNHVGEEVGSLSPFYHIVPKSIFWLALCIATLATIIASQALISGCFTLINEAIRLNIWPKHMVLFPSNVKGQLYIPAINWFLMCGCVGMVLYFKESTKMEAAFGLSVTLTMLMSTILINAYLRIKRVPFILNILITGIFLAIELSFLAANLQKVKEGGWITLLLGFSLFAVMYIWWRGRKIKSDILSFVKFSDYLPLLAKLSTDEKLPKYATNLVYLTTSDSEKRIEKTLMDSILKFGLPKRADIYWFVHVNILDEPYAQKYSVETIIRNDVYYVQFDLGFREDPRIGYYFKQVVNDMIENHEVDVEDSLEQAYQQNKIGDFKFMIMDSFLSYDNRMPFWKNFVMKGYYNLRYLSVKDYINFGLDKSHIETEQYPLVVVPFAENKLERKR, encoded by the coding sequence ATGTCCGGACAGAACAGTCTAGATTTTCATAAGAAAATCACCCTTGCAGGATCCCTGATCGCCATAGGAATTGTATTCGGTGATATTGGGACCTCTCCATTATATACACTCAATGCTGTTTTTCACAATAAGATCATCACAGAAGCCATTGCACTTGGTAGCTTGAGTTGTATTTTCTGGACTCTGGTTTTCCAGACTACGATAAAATATGTCATCATTACGCTACAGGCTGACAATAAAGGAGAAGGTGGAATCTTTTCTCTTTACGCACTGGTACGGCGGTTTAGCGGAAAGTGGCTGGTATTTATTGCGATGGCTGGCGGTGCTTTCTTAATGGCGGACGGAATCATCACGCCGCCTATTTCTGTTTCTTCAGCAGTAGAAGGAGTCCAGGCTGTAGTTCCTGGTTTAAATACCGTTCCGGTTATCATCGGAATTTTAGTGTTACTCTTTATTTTTCAACAGTTTGGAACAGATAAAATAGGGAAGGTTTTTGGCCCGGCAATGATTATCTGGTTTGGATTCATTGGTACCATAGGTGTGATGGCAATAGGGGACAACTGGGAAGTTTTCAGAGCTTTAAACCCTTATTACGCCTATCAGATGCTGGTGAATGAACCTAAAGGATTCTGGTTTCTGGGAAGTATTTTTCTATGTACAACCGGAGCAGAGGCTTTATACAGTGATATGGGACATTGTGGAAGAAATAACATCAGAATCACCTGGATTTTTATAAAAGTTGCTCTTATTCTTTGTTATGCAGGCCAAACAACATGGCTTTTAAACCATGTGGGAGAAGAAGTGGGAAGCTTAAGCCCTTTTTACCATATTGTTCCGAAATCAATTTTCTGGTTAGCCTTATGTATTGCAACATTAGCCACCATTATTGCTTCTCAGGCACTGATAAGTGGCTGTTTTACATTGATTAATGAGGCGATACGCCTCAATATATGGCCCAAACACATGGTGCTTTTCCCAAGTAATGTGAAAGGGCAGCTTTATATTCCTGCTATCAACTGGTTTCTGATGTGCGGATGTGTGGGAATGGTACTTTATTTTAAGGAAAGTACCAAAATGGAAGCAGCATTTGGACTGAGTGTGACCCTTACTATGTTGATGAGTACCATCTTAATCAATGCCTATCTTCGTATAAAAAGAGTCCCTTTTATATTGAATATCTTAATTACAGGGATTTTTTTAGCCATTGAATTAAGTTTTTTAGCAGCTAATCTTCAAAAAGTGAAAGAAGGCGGGTGGATTACCCTGTTGCTTGGTTTCTCATTATTTGCCGTTATGTATATCTGGTGGCGGGGAAGAAAGATCAAATCGGATATTCTGTCTTTTGTGAAATTTTCAGATTATCTTCCATTGTTAGCCAAACTAAGTACAGATGAAAAACTTCCGAAATATGCTACCAATCTGGTTTATCTTACCACTTCGGACTCTGAAAAAAGAATTGAAAAAACGCTGATGGATTCAATCCTAAAATTCGGGCTTCCAAAACGTGCCGATATCTATTGGTTTGTGCATGTTAATATTCTGGACGAGCCTTATGCTCAAAAATATTCTGTAGAAACCATTATCAGAAATGATGTGTATTATGTTCAGTTTGATCTCGGATTTCGTGAAGACCCAAGAATTGGATACTATTTCAAACAGGTTGTTAATGACATGATCGAAAATCATGAAGTAGATGTTGAAGACTCTCTGGAACAAGCTTATCAACAGAATAAAATAGGTGATTTTAAATTTATGATTATGGATAGCTTTCTTTCTTATGATAACAGAATGCCATTCTGGAAGAATTTTGTGATGAAAGGATATTATAACCTACGTTATCTTTCTGTAAAAGATTATATCAATTTCGGACTGGATAAAAGCCATATTGAAACAGAGCAATATCCATTAGTGGTGGTTCCGTTTGCAGAGAATAAACTTGAGCGGAAACGGTAA
- a CDS encoding helix-turn-helix domain-containing protein, with protein sequence MAKKLLLQISRFVWKSSNPFFRRLYSTFICLLFFFSFSFVNGAVISCPGNENIDQLIDQATSLNNNGKSKEALALFQKANDLAKAEGCEKGELEAIKNIMLIYSQDYDYQKALEISDRVRDLAVNQKDYKTLSILYNKRAILHENLGLYDVSLKEYETALKYAKLILETNQRYYQTSLVYYNMAPYYQGRSDEKVLYSLEKSREEILKVSDKSKDVPLEQKIDMLISVNMNLGIHYRDSRNKGRDVKRSEFYFMEALKQLDIIKGEVNPETKIDLYQALQEFYQMKKDYQKAIEYGESMLALEKSNSMPYNRRVGYMVLAKSYLGIGDSPTSQKYLDLFSKLNDSINSIEKEAVEVPVKKIISETKINGEKKVNIIVFISIIILSLITGGMLIYRRRSNKIIHKKYKDLIEKISQENEGNQIEPVVERNNDIKSSITITDETVKGLLLKLEKFEASEKYLRKDLSLTWMANSLTTNPKYLSEVIKIYKNHNFTSYINELRINYIIKMLYTNPIYREYKIAYLAEECGYATPRVFVNAFKKEKGFTPSYFVEQLKTSVQV encoded by the coding sequence ATGGCTAAAAAATTACTTTTGCAAATATCTCGGTTTGTTTGGAAAAGTAGTAATCCGTTTTTTCGAAGATTGTACTCTACTTTTATCTGTTTGTTGTTTTTCTTTTCTTTTTCCTTCGTAAATGGTGCAGTAATTTCATGCCCCGGAAATGAAAATATAGACCAATTAATAGATCAGGCAACCTCTCTTAATAACAACGGGAAAAGTAAAGAGGCTCTAGCACTGTTTCAAAAAGCAAATGATCTTGCTAAGGCTGAGGGATGTGAAAAAGGAGAACTGGAGGCAATAAAAAATATAATGTTGATTTATTCCCAAGATTATGACTATCAAAAGGCTTTGGAAATCTCAGACAGAGTCAGAGATTTGGCAGTGAACCAGAAAGATTATAAAACATTATCTATTTTATACAATAAAAGAGCAATATTACATGAGAACCTAGGCTTATACGATGTGAGCTTAAAGGAATATGAAACTGCTCTGAAATATGCAAAACTGATTCTTGAAACAAATCAAAGGTATTATCAGACTTCTTTGGTCTATTACAACATGGCACCGTATTACCAGGGGCGATCGGATGAAAAAGTCTTGTACTCTTTGGAAAAAAGCAGAGAAGAAATTTTAAAAGTAAGTGATAAGAGTAAAGATGTTCCTTTAGAGCAGAAGATTGATATGCTGATATCCGTAAATATGAATCTGGGGATTCATTACAGGGACTCCAGAAATAAAGGAAGGGATGTTAAACGGTCTGAATTCTATTTTATGGAAGCTTTAAAGCAGCTTGATATTATTAAAGGAGAAGTAAATCCAGAGACAAAAATAGATTTGTATCAGGCACTCCAGGAGTTTTATCAAATGAAAAAAGATTATCAAAAAGCAATAGAATATGGAGAGAGTATGCTGGCTTTGGAGAAGTCTAACAGCATGCCTTATAATCGGAGAGTAGGATATATGGTATTGGCGAAATCTTATCTGGGGATTGGGGATAGCCCAACATCTCAAAAATATCTTGATCTTTTTTCAAAATTGAATGACAGTATCAATTCCATAGAAAAAGAAGCCGTAGAAGTTCCTGTAAAAAAGATCATTTCGGAAACTAAAATCAACGGAGAGAAAAAGGTAAATATAATTGTTTTTATTTCTATTATTATCCTCAGTCTTATCACCGGAGGAATGCTGATCTATCGAAGAAGAAGCAATAAGATTATTCATAAAAAATATAAAGATCTGATTGAGAAAATAAGTCAGGAAAATGAAGGAAATCAAATAGAACCAGTAGTAGAGAGAAATAATGATATAAAATCTTCTATTACCATTACAGATGAAACCGTAAAAGGCTTACTTCTTAAGCTTGAAAAATTTGAAGCCTCAGAAAAATATCTACGGAAGGATTTGAGTCTTACCTGGATGGCCAATAGTCTTACTACCAATCCCAAGTATCTTTCGGAGGTCATAAAGATCTACAAAAATCATAATTTCACCAGTTATATCAATGAGCTTCGTATTAACTATATCATTAAAATGCTCTACACCAACCCAATTTACAGAGAGTACAAGATTGCCTATCTTGCAGAAGAGTGTGGATATGCCACTCCACGAGTATTTGTGAATGCTTTTAAAAAAGAAAAAGGATTCACTCCTTCCTATTTCGTAGAACAATTAAAAACATCTGTACAGGTTTAA
- a CDS encoding helix-turn-helix domain-containing protein — protein MEKKEYQKSIDYANRSLQLEKQQRRPSSRVESFEFLATCYMEIGEKEKSKYYMREYTNLKDSITTAGRTNADTTIKKMVAEVDKGHKENSKKQLIITSVMVLIAIIVSIILWRRKKRIIHKKYEELITKINEETKEVREAEVLPNLKNDETKSSIVITDETVKALLIKLEKFEKSEKYLRKDMSLTWMSNHLNTNPKYLSEVIKIYRESNFTSYINELRINYIIRKLYENPIYREYKIAYLAEECGYTTPKVFVNAFKKETGFTPSYFVEQLKVSA, from the coding sequence ATGGAAAAAAAGGAATATCAAAAGTCCATTGACTATGCCAATCGTTCATTACAATTGGAAAAGCAGCAAAGGCGGCCATCTTCAAGAGTGGAGTCTTTTGAGTTTTTAGCTACCTGTTATATGGAAATTGGTGAAAAAGAGAAGTCTAAATATTATATGAGAGAATATACTAATCTTAAGGATAGTATAACCACTGCGGGTAGGACAAATGCTGATACTACGATAAAGAAAATGGTTGCAGAGGTAGACAAAGGACACAAGGAGAATTCTAAAAAACAACTGATTATCACCAGTGTTATGGTCCTTATTGCTATAATAGTAAGCATTATCCTTTGGAGAAGGAAAAAAAGAATCATTCACAAGAAATATGAGGAATTGATTACTAAGATCAATGAGGAAACAAAAGAAGTGAGGGAAGCAGAGGTATTGCCCAATCTTAAAAATGATGAAACCAAATCATCCATTGTCATTACTGATGAAACAGTAAAAGCTCTGTTAATTAAACTTGAAAAATTTGAGAAATCAGAGAAATATCTTCGAAAGGATATGAGCCTTACCTGGATGTCCAATCATCTCAATACCAATCCAAAATACCTTTCAGAGGTTATTAAGATTTACAGAGAAAGTAATTTTACCAGTTATATCAACGAGCTACGGATTAACTACATCATCAGGAAGCTTTATGAAAATCCAATATATAGAGAATACAAGATCGCTTATTTGGCAGAAGAATGTGGATATACAACTCCCAAAGTATTTGTAAATGCTTTCAAAAAAGAAACAGGTTTCACACCTTCTTACTTTGTGGAGCAATTGAAAGTTTCTGCATAA